A window of the Arachis duranensis cultivar V14167 chromosome 5, aradu.V14167.gnm2.J7QH, whole genome shotgun sequence genome harbors these coding sequences:
- the LOC107487534 gene encoding uncharacterized protein LOC107487534 codes for MGVREISVGGKNLEIHELENVCDTVTGRVLTGSWIWDSALILSQWMMNTAQSRSQPEFDLTGKTVIELGAGAAGLPGLTAAMLGASRVVLTDIEPLILGLSRNVEANNLDHVVHVRKLVWGTDESLGEFDVVLMSDVFFDPDQMGALARTLKSACGDLTRIWAATEIRPWTGNCLAALADQGFGLVELSDPVCVDLTGPGPKQQSSSFAVFSLVKQSDAGHVPPAFSDFWG; via the coding sequence ATGGGAGTAAGAGAAATCAGCGTAGGGGGGAAAAACCTAGAAATCCACGAACTAGAAAACGTGTGCGATACCGTCACCGGTCGAGTCCTCACCGGCTCATGGATATGGGACTCGGCTCTAATTCTCTCCCAATGGATGATGAACACAGCTCAATCGCGCTCCCAACCGGAATTCGACCTTACCGGAAAAACCGTTATCGAACTCGGCGCCGGAGCAGCTGGCCTCCCTGGATTGACGGCGGCGATGCTGGGAGCCTCCCGCGTCGTGCTCACCGACATCGAGCCTCTCATCCTTGGTTTGTCTAGAAACGTGGAAGCAAACAACCTGGACCACGTAGTACACGTGAGGAAGCTCGTTTGGGGCACGGACGAGTCGCTCGGCGAGTTTGACGTTGTTCTCATGTCCGATGTTTTCTTCGATCCGGACCAGATGGGTGCGTTGGCTAGAACGCTGAAAAGCGCGTGTGGGGATCTTACTAGAATTTGGGCAGCCACCGAGATTCGACCATGGACAGGGAACTGCCTCGCCGCCTTGGCAGATCAGGGTTTTGGGTTAGTGGAGCTTTCCGACCCAGTATGTGTAGACCTAACTGGGCCTGGCCCAAAACAGCAAAGTAGCTCATTTGCCGTTTTCAGTCTCGTGAAGCAGAGTGATGCCGGCCACGTACCACCCGCGTTTTCTGATTTTTGGGGCTAA
- the LOC107487533 gene encoding regulator of nonsense transcripts 1 homolog — MDSQQSNLFDTASQPDTANDAYTFLEFNTQGEDFDYPEFRDPIRSSVAWPTPSDSLADTSERGGGGGGAGSDHQSDASPVSAAAGSGTKGRSGSSSGGNSQMVDALVAGMSGLNFEDTGDDDNFDYGKGDFTEHACRYCGVSNPACVVRCNVPSCRKWFCNSRGNTSGSHIVNHLVRAKHKEVCLHKDSPLGETILECYNCGCRNVFLLGFISAKTESVVVLLCREPCLSVNALKDMNWDLSQWCPLIDDRCFLQWLVKVPSEQEQLRARQISAQQINKVEELWKTNPDASFEDLEKPGVDDEPQPVALKYEDAYQYQNVFAPLIKLEADYDKMMKESQSKDNVTIRWDIGLNKKRVAYFVFPKEDNELRLVPGDELRLRYSGDAAHPAWQSVGHVIKLTAQEEVALELRASQGVPVDINHGFSVDFVWKSTSFDRMQGAMKTFAVDETSVSGYIYHHLLGHEVEVQMMRNALPRRFGAPGLPELNASQVFAVKSVLQRPISLIQGPPGTGKTVTSAALVYHMAKQGQGQVLVCAPSNVAVDQLAEKISATGLKVVRLCAKSREAVSSPVEHLTLHYQVRHLDTSDKSELHKLQQLKDEQGELSSSDEKKYKALKRATEREISQSADVICCTCVGAGDPRLANFRFRQVLIDESTQATEPECLIPLVLGAKQVVLVGDHCQLGPVIMCKKAARAGLAQSLFERLVLLGVKPIRLQVQYRMHPCLSEFPSNSFYEGTLQNGVTVNERQLSGIDFPWPVPNRPMFFYVQMGQEEISASGTSYLNRTEAANVEKIVTTFLKSGVVPSQIGVITPYEGQRAYIVNYMSRNGALRQQLYKEIEVASVDSFQGREKDYIILSCVRSNEHQGIGFLNDPRRLNVALTRARYGIVILGNPKVLSKQPLWNSLLTHYKEHECLVEGPLNNLKQSMVQFQKPKKIYNERRLFYGGGPGIAANDTFGSVGAGTTSDRRSSRGRGSYVPPGPPNGTQKPGVHPAGYPIPRVPLPPFHGGPQSQPYAIPSRGAVHGPVGAVPHVPSPGSRGFGAGRGNSGAPVGSLPHQGTQQPIGNIGSTYNFPALESPNSQPSVGGPLSQPGFANNMPVQGTGQSFRDQFSVPGMSQDFLGDDFKSQGSHVPYNVADFATQASQSGYAVDYATQGAQGGFPGNFMNQNSQAGYSRFGSGNEFMSQDYMAHGSQGLFTQAGFGDPLQDDATQSHFGVANANPLQSQMNSLYSQPFSHYNTQPMNLQASQQQPQGQSSQNQKIQYSG, encoded by the exons ATGGACTCACAGCAGAGCAATCTATTCGACACCGCTTCGCAACCCGACACCGCCAACGACGCGTACACCTTCCTCGAATTCAACACTCAGGGCGAAGATTTCGACTACCCGGAGTTCCGCGACCCGATTAGGTCCTCCGTGGCGTGGCCCACTCCCTCTGATTCGCTTGCCGATACGTCGGAGCGCGGTGGCGGAGGGGGAGGAGCTGGGTCGGATCACCAGTCGGATGCCTCTCCGGTTTCGGCAGCTGCCGGGAGTGGCACTAAGGGGAGGTCAGGGAGCAGCAGTGGCGGGAACAGCCAGATGGTGGATGCATTGGTCGCGGGGATGAGCGGGTTGAATTTTGAGGACACCGGGGATGATGATAATTTCGACTATGGCAAAGGGGATTTCACCGAGCATGCTTGCCGGTATTGTGGGGTCTCTAATCCAGCTTGTGTTGTGAGGTGTAACGTGCCTTCATGTCGTAAATGGTTCTGTAATTCGCGGGGGAACACCTCTGGATCTCATATCGTCAATCACCTG GTTCGGGCAAAACACAAGGAGGTATGTCTGCACAAAGATAGTCCATTGGGGGAAACAATTCTTGAATGCTACAACTGTGGGTGTCGGAATGTGTTTCTACTGGGATTTATTTCTGCGAAGACTGAAAGTGTAGTTGTTCTTCTTTGTCGTGAGCCTTGCTTGAGTGTCAATGCCTTGAAGGACATGAATTGGGACCTTAGTCAGTGGTGCCccttgattgatgataggtgtttCTTGCAATGGCTTGTCAAG GTCCCATCTGAACAGGAGCAGTTAAGGGCACGCCAGATAAGTGCACAGCAAATAAATAAGGTGGAAGAGTTATGGAAGACAAATCCAGATGCTTCCTTTGAGGACCTTGAGAAGCCTGGTGTAGATGATGAACCTCAGCCCGTGGCTTTAAAATACGAAGATGCATATCAG TATCAAAATGTATTTGCTCCTCTTATCAAGCTTGAAGCTGATTATGATAag ATGATGAAGGAATCTCAAAGCAAGGACAACGTGACAATTAGGTGGGATATTGGTCTTAACAAGAAGCGTGTTGCATACTTTGTCTTTCCAAAG GAAGATAATGAGTTACGGCTTGTACCTGGTGATGAATTACGATTGCGTTATTCTGGTGATGCAGCACATCCTGCCTGGCAGTCAGTGGGTCATGTG ATTAAGCTAACTGCACAAGAGGAGGTTGCACTGGAGCTTCGTGCTAGTCAG GGGGTTCCAGTTGATATAAACCATGGTTTCAGTGTTGATTTTGTTTGGAAAAGTACAAGCTTTGACAGGATGCAGGGAGCTATGAAAACCTTTGCTGTGGATGAGACAAGTGTAAGCGG GTATATTTATCATCACTTATTGGGTCATGAAGTTGAGGTGCAGATGATGCGTAATGCATTGCCTCGTCGCTTTGGTGCACCAGGACTTCCTGAGCTTAATGCATCTCAA gtttttgcGGTTAAAAGTGTCCTTCAGAGACCTATTAGTTTGATTCAAGGTCCCCCTGGAACCGGGAAGACTGTAACTTCTGCCGCACTTGTATATCACATGGCCAAACAAGGTCAGGGACAG GTTTTGGTTTGTGCACCTAGCAATGTTGCTGTGGACCAGCTGGCTGAAAAAATAAGTGCTACTGGGTTAAAG GTTGTTCGGCTTTGTGCAAAGTCAAGGGAAGCTGTAAGTTCTCCTGTTGAGCATTTAACACTTCATTACCAG GTTCGGCATCTTGACACATCCGACAAGAGTGAACTTCATAAATTACAACAGCTGAAGGATGAACAAG GAGAACTTTCCAGCAGTGATGAGAAAAAATACAAAGCACTTAAGCGAGCAACAGAGAGGGAGATTTCTCAAAGTGCTGATGTGATATGCTGTACATGTGTTGGTGCTGGGGATCCTCGACTTGCAAATTTTAGGTTCCGTCAG GTACTTATTGATGAGTCTACTCAAGCAACAGAACCTGAGTGCCTCATTCCATTGGTTCTTGGTGCAAAGCAG GTGGTTCTTGTTGGTGACCATTGTCAACTTGGGCCAGTCATTATGTGCAAGAAAGCAGCTCGTGCTGGGCTAGCGCAGTCGCTTTTTGAACGCCTTGTCCTACTTGGTGTTAAACCAATTAGGTTACAG GTTCAGTACCGTATGCATCCATGTCTATCTGAATTTCCCTCAAACAGCTTTTACGAAGGGACCCTGCAAAATGGCGTTACTGTTAATGAAAGGCAGTTGTCAGGAATCGACTTCCCATGGCCTGTGCCAAACCGTCCCATGTTTTTCTATGTTCAG ATGGGTCAAGAAGAGATAAGTGCAAGTGGAACGTCTTATTTAAATAGGACCGAAGCTGCAAATGTAGAAAAGATTGTCACCACTTTCTTAAAAAGTGGTGTGGTTCCAAGTCAG ATTGGTGTTATAACACCTTATGAGGGTCAAAGAGCTTATATTGTGAACTATATGTCAAGAAATGGGGCTCTTAGACAACAACTTTACAAGGAAATTGAG GTTGCTAGTGTTGATTCCTTTCAAGGAAGGGAGAAAGACTACATAATTCTATCTTGTGTTAGAAGTAACGAACATCAG GGCATTGGGTTCTTGAATGATCCTAGGAGGCTCAATGTTGCTTTGACACGAGCAAGATATGGTATTGTTATTCTGGGAAACCCTAAAGTTCTGAGCAAACAACCTCTATGGAATAGCTTATTGACACACTACAAG GAACATGAATGCTTAGTTGAAGGGCCTTTAAATAACTTGAAGCAGAGTATGGTTCAATTCCAGAAACCCAAGAAG ATTTACAATGAAAGAAGGCTCTTTTATGGTGGTGGACCTGGAATTGCGGCTAATGATACTTTTGGTTCTGTTGGTGCTGGCACTACTTCAGACCGAAGGAGCAGCCGTGGAAGGG GATCTTATGTTCCGCCTGGCCCACCAAATGGGACTCAGAAGCCTGGAGTGCATCCTGCCGGGTATCCTATTCCAAGGGTTCCCTTGCCTCCTTTCCATGGTGGTCCCCAATCTCAGCCATATGCTATTCCATCCCGTGGAGCTGTACATGGTCCTGTTGGGGCAGTTCCTCATGTACCATCACCAGGTAGTCGGGGTTTTGGGGCTGGAAGAGGTAATTCTGGTGCTCCAGTTGGCAGTCTTCCTCACCAAGGAACGCAACAGCCTATTGGGAATATCGGATCTACATATAATTTTCCTGCTTTGGAGAGTCCAAACAGCCAGCCATCTGTTGGTGGTCCGTTATCTCAACCTGGGTTTGCCAATAAT ATGCCAGTCCAAGGGACAGGTCAATCATTTCGAGATCAATTTTCTGTTCCTGGAATGTCTCAG GACTTCTTGGGTGATGACTTCAAAAGCCAGGGATCGCATGTTCCTTATAATGTTGCTGATTTTGCTACCCAG GCTTCTCAAAGTGGATATGCTGTTGATTATGCTACTCAAGGAGCGCAAGGTGGATTCCCAGGGAACTTTATGAACCAAAACTCTCAAGCCGGATATTCACGTTTTGGTTCTGGAAATGAATTTATGTCTCAG GACTACATGGCCCATGGATCACAAGGCCTTTTCACTCAAGCTGGATTTGGTGATCCCTTGCAAGATGATGCAACACAGAGCCATTTTGGTGTTGCTAACGCCAATCCTCTCCAATCACAG ATGAATTCTCTCTATTCCCAGCCTTTTTCTCATTACAACACACAGCCAATGAACTTGCAGGCTTCCCAACAGCAGCCTCAGGGTCAGAGTTCCCAAAATCAAAAAATTCAGTATAGCGGTTGA